The Pseudodesulfovibrio senegalensis genome contains the following window.
GCCTTCGCGCTGGTATACTTCGCGCAGGATTTCGTCTCCGCCCGAGGCCAGCACGTCCTTGGCCAGTCCCATGCCCAGTTCCCAGGCATCGTCCACTGCGCCAACCACCTCGAGCCGAATGGGGCGGGAACCGTCCGTATCCGCCACGAAACCGGTCAGCTTCAGGGTGTTGCCGTCGATTTCGGACCATGCGGCGATGGGCACCTGGCAGCCGCCGTCGAGGCCGGTGAGGAATCCGCGCTCGGCCTCCACCTGGTGGCTGGTGTGGTCGTGGTTCAGGAAGGCCAGCATGTCCATGATTTCCTCATCGTCCACACGGTATTCGATGCCCAGTGCGCCCTGAGCCACTGCGGGCAGAAACTCCGGCGGACCGAGAATGGTCTGGTGCGGGGCAGAGAGGTTGAGGCGCCGCAACCCGGCCGTGGCCACGATGATGGCGTCGAACTGGCCGTCGAGCAGCTTGTTGATGCGGGTATCCAGATTGCCGCGCAGGGACGTGATTTTCAGGTCCGGGCGCAGCATGGCCAGCTGGGACTGGCGGCGCAGGCTCGATGTGCCCACGTTTGCGCCCCGGGGCAGCCCGTCCAGTCCTTCGTAGTTGACCGAGAGCAGGGAATCGGTGGATTCCTCGCGTTCCGGGATGACGCCCACTTCAAGGCCATCGGGCAGTTGTGTGGGCACGTCCTTCATGGAGTGCACGGCAATATCCGCGCGTCCGTCCAGCAGGGCTTCTTCGATTTCCTTGACGAAAAGTCCTTTGCCGCCGACCTTGGCCAGCGGAACGTCCAGA
Protein-coding sequences here:
- the hemC gene encoding hydroxymethylbilane synthase, with the protein product MKDTIVIATRGSKLALWQAEHISACLKEEYPGLAVELLQIKTKGDKILDVPLAKVGGKGLFVKEIEEALLDGRADIAVHSMKDVPTQLPDGLEVGVIPEREESTDSLLSVNYEGLDGLPRGANVGTSSLRRQSQLAMLRPDLKITSLRGNLDTRINKLLDGQFDAIIVATAGLRRLNLSAPHQTILGPPEFLPAVAQGALGIEYRVDDEEIMDMLAFLNHDHTSHQVEAERGFLTGLDGGCQVPIAAWSEIDGNTLKLTGFVADTDGSRPIRLEVVGAVDDAWELGMGLAKDVLASGGDEILREVYQREGIK